A genome region from Bacteroidota bacterium includes the following:
- a CDS encoding outer membrane beta-barrel protein has protein sequence MKKMKLMVAAIACFIMLSNFAKAQDFTPGSLTFSAGYGFPSIAKTTFKLVEGDNINSSFYGPFYGKAEFALNETVGFGVNFAYASGSATYLTQDNEIDTLFYNSGVNYKAFSILARFNFHFGNSDRFDPYAGIGLGYRNNNYSYTGGDPDSQPSDINGFFHMGADLTIGARMYLTENIGIYGEVGVAKTPIQVGLVIKL, from the coding sequence ATGAAAAAGATGAAATTAATGGTTGCAGCTATTGCATGTTTTATCATGCTTTCCAATTTCGCTAAAGCGCAGGATTTTACACCCGGCTCGCTCACCTTTTCTGCCGGCTACGGTTTTCCAAGTATTGCCAAAACCACGTTTAAATTGGTGGAGGGCGACAATATTAATTCATCGTTTTATGGTCCTTTTTACGGAAAAGCCGAATTTGCCCTCAACGAAACCGTTGGTTTTGGTGTAAACTTCGCTTATGCTTCCGGTTCAGCCACATATCTGACTCAGGATAACGAAATCGACACCCTGTTTTACAATTCAGGTGTTAATTACAAGGCCTTCAGCATTTTGGCCCGTTTCAACTTCCACTTCGGTAACAGCGACCGTTTCGACCCATACGCAGGTATCGGCCTTGGTTACAGAAACAACAATTACAGCTACACCGGTGGCGATCCCGACAGTCAGCCCAGCGACATCAACGGCTTCTTCCACATGGGTGCCGACCTCACCATAGGTGCCCGCATGTATTTAACAGAAAACATCGGTATTTACGGCGAAGTCGGCGTAGCCAAAACCCCCATCCAGGTAGGCCTCGTAATAAAGTTGTAG
- a CDS encoding cold shock domain-containing protein, whose translation MNTGTVKFYNESKGFGFIKDESTQKEYFVHASGLIDKIRENDNVVYDLQEGKKGLNAVNVKLA comes from the coding sequence ATGAATACAGGAACAGTAAAATTCTATAATGAATCAAAAGGATTTGGTTTCATTAAAGATGAATCAACACAAAAAGAATATTTCGTACATGCCTCAGGCCTGATCGATAAAATTCGCGAAAACGACAATGTTGTTTATGACCTTCAGGAAGGCAAAAAAGGATTGAATGCAGTGAACGTAAAACTTGCGTAA
- a CDS encoding ankyrin repeat domain-containing protein, producing the protein MKKLFCFWIATFFLCTINGLFANATDDLWAGLKQADYAKALSAIAAGADVNADDPAFGSPLNFASCWADVEVVQALLDAKATLNYIAAANGYSPLMNAAAWGNIQVVKILLAANGDMHVRNKLGQTTLAVAMGSGKVEIIDMLINAGANPLEKYDILATKDQTLLNALLTVMYPKAKIENLKSIQTTLAGMGVTFPPRLINATESDYSTPGELAELLLENGLDPNQTVQGGWGNILNQAIDMGKYDVALQLITHGATTNPDLAITVKNKGNDNAVFPNVEYTNGDYLLVAVISGNLEFVKCMAEKYPDLIHKKYDGKGFVKCNSDKITANFTIEGVNLLMIAAEHGNLAIVQYFFEKGFDKDDFVEAKWDFVSKKQGTCPMLTVRRTMGYAKSSGNQEIMDLIKSAGGKGE; encoded by the coding sequence ATGAAAAAATTATTTTGTTTTTGGATAGCCACTTTTTTCTTGTGCACAATAAATGGCTTGTTTGCCAATGCTACAGACGACTTATGGGCCGGCTTAAAACAGGCAGATTACGCAAAAGCATTGTCCGCAATTGCAGCTGGTGCCGATGTTAATGCAGACGATCCTGCATTTGGTTCGCCGTTAAATTTCGCATCCTGCTGGGCCGATGTTGAGGTAGTTCAAGCACTATTAGACGCAAAAGCAACCTTAAATTATATTGCAGCAGCAAACGGATATTCACCATTAATGAATGCAGCAGCCTGGGGGAATATTCAGGTGGTCAAAATATTATTAGCAGCAAATGGTGATATGCATGTAAGAAATAAACTAGGTCAAACCACACTTGCAGTTGCAATGGGTTCAGGCAAAGTTGAAATAATTGATATGCTGATTAATGCCGGTGCTAATCCTTTGGAAAAATATGATATACTGGCAACAAAAGACCAAACATTGCTGAATGCATTATTGACAGTGATGTATCCAAAAGCAAAAATCGAAAACCTTAAATCAATTCAAACTACTCTTGCCGGTATGGGGGTTACCTTTCCACCTCGCCTAATTAATGCAACGGAAAGCGATTATTCCACTCCCGGAGAACTTGCTGAATTGTTATTAGAAAATGGTCTGGATCCAAATCAAACAGTGCAGGGTGGGTGGGGCAATATTTTAAACCAGGCAATCGATATGGGAAAATATGATGTTGCATTGCAGTTAATTACACACGGCGCAACTACTAACCCTGATCTAGCCATAACTGTAAAAAATAAAGGAAACGACAATGCCGTTTTTCCGAATGTTGAATATACAAATGGTGATTATCTGCTCGTAGCCGTAATTTCAGGCAATCTGGAATTTGTAAAATGTATGGCTGAAAAATACCCGGATCTTATTCATAAAAAGTACGATGGCAAAGGTTTTGTTAAATGCAATTCTGATAAAATAACAGCCAATTTTACAATTGAAGGAGTTAATTTATTAATGATTGCCGCTGAACATGGAAATTTAGCTATCGTTCAATATTTTTTCGAAAAAGGATTTGATAAAGATGATTTTGTTGAAGCAAAATGGGATTTTGTCAGCAAAAAACAAGGCACATGCCCCATGTTAACAGTACGTAGAACTATGGGTTACGCCAAAAGCTCCGGAAATCAGGAAATAATGGATTTAATTAAATCAGCAGGAGGGAAGGGAGAATAA
- the glgB gene encoding 1,4-alpha-glucan branching protein GlgB produces MEMTIRYDYSKFTDYDIHLFREGKHFKLWEKFGAHILDTETETGVYFSVWAPNALAVHITGTFNNWDKQQFPLQVRGDGSGIWEGVINTAMPGDLYKYIILGKNNETYEKSDPYARRAEPAPGTASVIWDNTYTWNDNVWMVKRKPFEFNKPMSTYEVHLGSWGRQQDDPNAFLTYRQLAETLVPYVKEMGYTHVELLPITEHPFYGSWGYQTTGYFAPTSRYGTPQDLMYLIECFHKAHIGVLLDWVPSHFPDDGHGLIFFDGTHLYEHEDKRKGFHPDWNSYIFNYGRYEVKSFLISSALYWLECYHIDGLRVDAVASMLYLDYSRKEGEWLPNEYGGNENLESIQFLKELNERLYTEIPSTITIAEESTSWPKVSKPTYDGGLGFGMKWMMGWMHDTLAYFKEEPFYRKYHQDKLTFSMWYAFSENFVLSLSHDEVVHGKSSLLNKMPGDEWHKFANMRLMFGYMFTHSFPKLMFMGGEFGQTKEWNHDQSLDWHLLEHTPHKGLQQFVKDMNHLYTGEKSMHENDYKQEGFEWLDLTHRDDCILIWKRQGKNANDHLIIVGNFDQQTHIDFPVPVLQRNHYVELLSSDAEKYYGSGLLNAGLLKPETIEENTTDDDGNTTLTKRHSLKITIPPLTLIVLKPVLKLRRSKA; encoded by the coding sequence ATGGAGATGACGATTCGCTACGATTACTCAAAATTTACCGACTACGATATTCATTTATTCCGCGAAGGCAAACATTTTAAATTGTGGGAAAAATTCGGCGCACATATTTTAGACACCGAAACGGAAACCGGTGTTTACTTCTCCGTTTGGGCGCCAAATGCATTGGCAGTGCATATTACAGGCACATTTAATAATTGGGATAAACAACAGTTTCCCCTTCAAGTGCGCGGCGATGGTTCCGGCATTTGGGAAGGCGTGATCAATACCGCCATGCCGGGCGATTTATACAAATACATCATTCTTGGCAAAAACAACGAAACCTACGAAAAATCAGACCCCTACGCTCGTCGCGCTGAACCTGCTCCCGGAACAGCAAGTGTAATTTGGGACAATACATACACCTGGAACGACAATGTGTGGATGGTAAAACGGAAGCCGTTTGAGTTCAATAAACCCATGAGCACTTACGAAGTTCATCTCGGCTCCTGGGGGCGCCAACAGGACGATCCAAACGCATTTTTAACCTACCGTCAACTCGCAGAAACCCTCGTGCCTTATGTGAAGGAAATGGGTTATACGCATGTTGAACTGCTTCCAATTACCGAACATCCTTTTTATGGTAGTTGGGGATATCAAACCACCGGCTATTTTGCGCCGACATCCCGCTATGGAACTCCTCAGGACTTAATGTACCTCATCGAATGTTTTCACAAAGCACATATCGGTGTGTTGCTCGATTGGGTGCCATCACATTTCCCTGATGATGGTCACGGACTCATCTTTTTTGACGGAACACATTTGTATGAGCATGAGGATAAACGCAAAGGTTTTCACCCCGACTGGAACTCCTATATTTTTAACTACGGACGATATGAAGTAAAAAGTTTCCTTATCAGCAGTGCGCTATATTGGCTGGAATGCTACCATATCGATGGTTTGCGGGTTGATGCCGTGGCCAGTATGTTATACCTCGATTATTCGCGAAAAGAAGGAGAGTGGCTGCCCAACGAATACGGCGGCAACGAAAACCTCGAATCCATTCAGTTTCTCAAAGAGCTCAACGAACGTTTATATACCGAAATACCATCAACAATCACCATTGCAGAAGAATCCACCTCCTGGCCGAAAGTCTCCAAACCCACATACGACGGCGGTCTCGGCTTTGGTATGAAATGGATGATGGGCTGGATGCACGATACGCTCGCTTATTTTAAGGAAGAACCATTTTACCGCAAATATCATCAGGACAAGCTCACATTCAGCATGTGGTATGCTTTTAGCGAAAATTTTGTGCTCAGTTTGTCTCATGATGAGGTGGTGCATGGCAAGTCATCTCTGCTCAACAAAATGCCCGGCGACGAGTGGCACAAGTTTGCCAATATGCGTTTGATGTTTGGATACATGTTCACCCATTCATTCCCGAAACTCATGTTTATGGGTGGCGAATTCGGACAAACAAAAGAGTGGAACCACGACCAGAGCCTCGACTGGCACCTGCTGGAACATACACCGCACAAAGGTTTGCAGCAATTTGTTAAAGACATGAACCACCTGTACACCGGCGAAAAAAGTATGCACGAAAACGACTACAAACAGGAAGGTTTTGAGTGGCTCGACCTCACACACCGCGACGATTGTATCCTGATTTGGAAACGCCAGGGCAAAAATGCGAATGATCATTTAATTATAGTTGGCAACTTCGACCAGCAAACCCATATCGATTTCCCGGTTCCCGTGCTGCAACGCAACCATTATGTTGAGTTATTGTCCAGCGATGCCGAAAAATATTACGGCTCCGGCTTGTTAAATGCCGGTTTACTGAAACCTGAAACAATTGAAGAAAATACTACTGATGACGATGGAAATACAACACTTACGAAACGTCACAGTTTAAAAATTACCATTCCGCCGCTCACGTTAATTGTGTTGAAACCTGTGCTGAAACTCAGAAGGAGCAAGGCCTGA
- a CDS encoding phosphatase PAP2 family protein, whose translation MRYNFRFLLLLFCVVLFTTANAGNYKNFGDTTSKVQAVYALNFENEVKLFAPSLLFLGSDLFYKPIPLTTSDLSALSVTNIPTFEQSVVYFDSLDAAHADVMSDLINYVSFGISGLVILSTLPDKKIFFTNGVIYAEGALLTLGITEVLKSTVSRIRPYAYNTNYSDSYRLYKDESSSFPSGHTSSTAYNCFFAARLINDYYLDTDQRGLKIITWGAAATVPLVVGYLRTAAGKHFYTDVVAGYLLGAGVGLLLPELHEMDNIDVVVAPNFNMGFKGANLLLTF comes from the coding sequence ATGCGTTATAATTTCCGGTTTTTGTTATTGCTTTTTTGTGTTGTTTTATTTACAACAGCTAATGCAGGTAATTACAAAAACTTTGGAGATACTACCAGTAAGGTGCAAGCGGTTTATGCTTTAAATTTTGAAAATGAAGTTAAACTGTTTGCACCTTCACTTTTATTTCTTGGCAGTGATTTATTTTATAAACCGATACCATTAACGACATCGGATTTATCTGCATTATCTGTAACAAACATTCCTACATTTGAGCAGTCGGTTGTGTATTTCGATTCGCTGGATGCTGCGCATGCGGATGTAATGAGTGATTTAATTAACTATGTTTCATTTGGTATCAGCGGTTTGGTAATTTTATCTACCTTACCGGATAAAAAGATATTTTTTACGAATGGTGTAATTTATGCAGAAGGTGCTTTGCTTACGTTGGGTATTACTGAAGTTTTAAAGAGCACTGTGAGCAGGATACGCCCTTATGCTTATAACACCAATTATTCAGATAGCTATCGCTTATATAAAGATGAGAGCAGTTCCTTTCCGAGTGGGCATACGAGTTCGACTGCATATAATTGTTTTTTTGCTGCGCGATTAATTAATGATTATTATTTGGACACTGACCAAAGGGGATTAAAAATTATAACCTGGGGAGCAGCAGCAACGGTGCCTTTGGTGGTTGGGTATTTGAGGACTGCAGCAGGAAAACATTTTTATACGGATGTTGTTGCGGGGTATCTTTTAGGTGCGGGTGTCGGATTGTTGTTGCCGGAGTTGCATGAAATGGATAATATAGATGTTGTGGTTGCTCCGAATTTTAATATGGGTTTTAAAGGTGCTAATTTATTATTAACCTTTTAA
- a CDS encoding TraB/GumN family protein, with protein sequence MKKNSGLLITLLLCYTGIQAQSKSLLWEITGNGLTQPSYIYGTMHVSDRIAFHLTDSFFIALHSADVIALESNPETWIENDFGNPDKSDNNTYSESSYGFRSDYYGGDIYTRIAELEIPDDRAYGNMFQDNSWLINGYLYRYEAERTEYEEETYLDLFIFQCGKKLSKEIAALEGEQEVLKLLEKAYDTSDDEDEEKKYIEKRKMMDAFDEEDVSIREQIDQAYREGDLDKLDSLELITTPTANFHKYFIEERNANMMRRMDSILRTGKVMFTGIGAAHLPGERGAIEILRDMGYTVRPVKGKITGKSMKEKNKIDAIYFSHPTSMQYASDSLFTVSSPGKLYDLGGNATYSYVLYPDMANSAYYNVIRMAHYGMLQHQTQDEILANIDNLLFENVPGDIVSKTAIKSNTGYPGLDIVSKTKRGNYLRIKLFVTPFETIIFKSSGLGEFVVKSKEMQTFFSSINFKPVTKNTWETYTPKWGLFSVSVPANHISYEVLENESVYNQQAIATVQAQENDNYYYANTYYYNNNSSFEEDSFELKRIADMFTEQFKKDKYAVTSDAYQLVNNKLSYEQVSKSNANYIHTKVVVNGPYFYLLASMSPSETRPDAYFNSFNTSTFKYSRPFELYSDTAMLFSVKTIVPAVDTLLTIDEIEYNSYNSYDYGYDDEDEEKDVSYLSENKHSNFSSEITPENIAVSYHKYHKFRYYDDKIEFWNSFDSNYVAYDNYTISRRKFEEKGAVQSLEFIVTDTGSTRAVYRKFILKDNVLFQLSTVIDSVDGPSAFVSTFYNTFTPSDSISGRSIFSTASDSYFEQLNSEDSVLRKQSIKSVRVNQFVDSDAPKLIEFINSSNFRKLKATEKETFIMALGGLKDKSVIPALKQIYINAGDTSNIQLAVLSALSAKQTDTALATFMELLYVETPLAKNGNSLSYIFSGYLDTLELAAKLYPQVLDFSGFPEYRFATYRLLSLVIKQDSLNTAKYAPFKKQLVAEANAEFKRNVSGSNEVDRYSYNNYRNKNYFTTLKSLIGSKNYFDEYHYGPDQTSSIFSSDYSSRNYSSNYSSNYSDLYINDMKYGWATNLLDYFTLALSEFYDDPLVKTYFDKIYKSKNDELIYKTALTAYSSKISVPDSVWTNLQKTRAYRYTVINKLTDFKAVSKIDTAYGNQRSIAEAILYQYELTDEEDSIEFVTRREVDCELGHGYIYFYKSKLDNDKTWHLDCVGLQPMADSTYNLEPDFVHYGDVILDEEQMEEQITDIIKAIELAGRSRVRVELPGTNYGYDYDYDY encoded by the coding sequence ATGAAGAAAAACTCAGGACTCCTCATTACGCTACTACTCTGCTACACGGGCATTCAGGCACAATCGAAATCACTTTTATGGGAAATTACGGGCAACGGATTGACACAGCCATCGTACATATATGGTACGATGCACGTGAGCGACCGCATTGCTTTTCACCTTACAGATAGTTTTTTTATTGCGCTGCACAGTGCAGATGTTATTGCGCTGGAAAGTAATCCGGAAACATGGATAGAAAATGATTTTGGCAATCCGGATAAGTCGGATAATAATACTTACAGTGAATCATCTTACGGATTTAGGTCAGATTATTATGGCGGAGATATCTATACACGAATAGCTGAGTTAGAGATACCGGACGACAGAGCTTATGGCAATATGTTTCAGGATAACAGCTGGCTGATAAACGGTTATTTATATCGTTATGAAGCTGAGCGCACGGAATATGAAGAAGAGACTTACCTCGATTTATTTATTTTTCAATGCGGAAAAAAATTATCGAAAGAAATTGCTGCATTGGAAGGTGAACAGGAAGTATTAAAATTATTAGAAAAAGCATACGACACTTCGGATGATGAGGATGAAGAAAAAAAATACATCGAGAAACGTAAAATGATGGATGCGTTTGATGAAGAAGATGTAAGTATTCGTGAACAAATTGATCAGGCTTATCGCGAAGGTGACTTGGACAAACTGGATTCATTAGAATTAATTACCACACCTACTGCTAATTTCCATAAATATTTTATTGAAGAAAGAAATGCGAATATGATGCGTCGCATGGATTCGATTTTAAGAACCGGAAAAGTGATGTTCACCGGAATTGGTGCAGCACATTTACCGGGTGAACGCGGAGCCATTGAAATATTGCGCGATATGGGTTATACCGTGCGCCCTGTAAAAGGAAAAATTACAGGAAAAAGCATGAAAGAAAAAAATAAAATCGATGCAATTTATTTTAGTCACCCAACCAGCATGCAATATGCCAGCGATTCTTTATTTACAGTAAGTTCGCCGGGTAAGCTGTATGATTTAGGTGGAAACGCCACTTACAGTTATGTATTATATCCCGACATGGCGAACAGTGCCTATTACAATGTAATTCGTATGGCGCATTATGGCATGTTGCAACATCAAACGCAGGATGAAATTTTAGCGAATATTGATAATTTATTATTTGAAAATGTTCCGGGTGATATTGTTTCAAAAACGGCAATTAAATCGAATACAGGTTATCCGGGATTAGATATTGTGAGTAAAACAAAACGCGGCAATTATTTGCGGATTAAATTATTTGTGACACCATTTGAAACAATTATTTTTAAATCGTCGGGGTTGGGTGAGTTTGTTGTTAAATCGAAGGAAATGCAAACATTTTTTTCGAGTATTAATTTTAAACCGGTAACTAAAAATACCTGGGAAACTTATACGCCGAAATGGGGATTGTTCAGCGTTTCGGTGCCTGCGAATCATATAAGTTATGAAGTTTTGGAAAATGAATCGGTGTATAATCAGCAGGCAATTGCAACGGTGCAAGCGCAGGAAAACGATAATTATTATTATGCAAATACTTATTATTACAATAATAATTCTTCATTTGAAGAAGACAGTTTTGAGTTAAAACGTATTGCGGATATGTTTACCGAACAATTTAAAAAAGATAAATATGCGGTAACAAGTGACGCTTATCAATTAGTAAATAATAAACTCAGTTATGAGCAGGTAAGTAAAAGCAATGCTAATTATATACATACCAAGGTGGTGGTAAATGGGCCGTATTTTTATTTGTTGGCTAGTATGTCGCCAAGTGAAACAAGGCCTGACGCTTATTTTAACAGCTTTAATACTTCCACATTTAAATATTCAAGGCCATTTGAACTATACTCGGACACTGCAATGTTGTTCAGTGTTAAAACGATTGTGCCTGCGGTGGATACGCTACTTACCATTGATGAAATTGAATACAACAGTTATAATTCATACGATTATGGTTATGATGATGAAGATGAGGAAAAAGATGTGAGTTATTTATCTGAAAATAAACATAGTAATTTCAGTTCGGAAATTACACCTGAAAATATTGCGGTTAGTTATCATAAATATCACAAGTTCAGATATTATGATGATAAGATTGAATTTTGGAATTCGTTTGACAGCAATTATGTGGCATACGACAATTACACGATCAGCAGAAGAAAATTTGAAGAAAAAGGTGCTGTGCAATCTCTGGAATTTATTGTGACGGATACCGGTTCAACACGTGCAGTTTATCGCAAGTTTATTTTGAAGGATAATGTGTTGTTTCAACTGAGTACAGTAATTGATTCAGTTGACGGACCTAGTGCTTTTGTGAGCACATTTTACAATACGTTTACACCTTCTGATTCTATTTCAGGACGTTCTATTTTCAGCACGGCATCTGATAGCTATTTTGAGCAATTAAACAGTGAAGATTCAGTTTTGCGGAAGCAGTCGATTAAATCGGTTCGTGTGAATCAATTTGTTGATAGTGATGCACCTAAGCTGATTGAATTTATAAACAGTAGTAATTTCCGCAAACTCAAGGCCACTGAAAAGGAAACGTTTATAATGGCTTTGGGCGGATTAAAAGACAAGTCTGTAATTCCAGCATTAAAACAAATTTATATTAATGCGGGTGATACTTCGAATATACAGTTAGCAGTATTATCAGCATTGTCGGCTAAACAAACAGATACTGCATTGGCAACCTTTATGGAGTTATTGTATGTTGAAACACCTTTGGCTAAAAATGGTAATTCGTTGAGTTATATTTTCAGTGGATATTTAGATACACTAGAATTGGCAGCGAAACTGTATCCTCAGGTTTTAGATTTTTCGGGCTTCCCGGAATATCGTTTTGCAACCTATCGTTTATTGTCGCTGGTAATAAAGCAGGATAGTTTAAATACTGCCAAATACGCGCCATTTAAAAAACAATTAGTAGCGGAAGCCAATGCTGAATTTAAACGCAATGTGAGTGGATCGAATGAAGTTGATCGTTATTCGTATAATAACTACCGCAATAAAAACTATTTTACAACGCTGAAATCATTAATTGGAAGTAAAAATTATTTTGATGAGTATCACTATGGACCTGATCAAACCAGTTCAATTTTCAGCAGTGACTATTCTTCAAGAAATTACAGTTCAAATTATAGTTCGAACTATTCCGATTTGTATATTAATGACATGAAGTACGGTTGGGCAACGAATTTGCTTGACTATTTCACTTTAGCACTGTCTGAGTTTTATGACGACCCTTTAGTGAAAACGTATTTCGATAAAATTTATAAAAGTAAAAATGATGAGCTCATTTATAAAACTGCATTGACGGCGTATTCTTCAAAAATATCTGTTCCTGATAGTGTTTGGACGAATTTACAAAAAACGCGTGCTTACCGTTATACAGTGATTAATAAATTAACGGATTTCAAGGCTGTGTCGAAAATTGATACAGCTTATGGTAATCAACGTAGTATTGCCGAGGCTATTTTATATCAATATGAATTGACGGATGAGGAGGACAGTATTGAATTTGTAACCCGTAGAGAGGTTGATTGCGAGTTAGGACATGGTTATATTTATTTTTATAAAAGTAAATTAGATAATGATAAAACCTGGCATTTGGACTGTGTTGGATTACAGCCGATGGCAGACAGCACTTATAATTTAGAACCTGATTTTGTGCACTATGGTGATGTAATTTTGGATGAAGAGCAAATGGAGGAACAAATTACCGATATCATAAAAGCGATTGAATTAGCGGGTCGCAGTCGTGTGCGGGTTGAATTGCCGGGTACTAATTATGGTTACGATTATGATTACGATTATTAA